In Paenibacillus sp. FSL R7-0345, a single window of DNA contains:
- a CDS encoding M50 family metallopeptidase, which translates to MIRVFGIQLSLHPLFVLVMLLSVITGQFLELLTLFIIVFIHEMGHVCAALLNGVTVKSVQLLPFGGVAVIEDHGRLNAGREIAIALAGPLQNGIMILIALLLQHLGNGNSAFISYFIQANAIIALFNLLPVLPLDGGKVVQAILSMLLPYYYTLLWSGRVSIAASGLVIAYALLPLTAGAGLRLNLLMIGAFLLYSNTTDQRNLPYRFLAFLMNREAAYERHLRLGSAAQPIVAFSAKPLDDILRLFKRNHYHFIYVMNDDNNVVAVVPEQRLISSYFGR; encoded by the coding sequence TTGATTAGGGTATTTGGAATACAGCTGTCGCTGCATCCGCTGTTTGTGCTGGTTATGCTTCTTTCCGTTATCACTGGTCAGTTCCTGGAGCTGCTGACATTATTTATAATCGTGTTTATCCACGAAATGGGACATGTATGTGCTGCTCTGCTGAACGGGGTTACGGTGAAGTCTGTCCAGCTGCTGCCTTTTGGCGGGGTAGCTGTTATTGAGGATCATGGACGGCTGAATGCCGGCCGGGAGATTGCCATTGCGCTCGCCGGCCCGCTGCAGAACGGAATTATGATTCTGATTGCGCTCCTCTTACAGCATCTTGGGAACGGGAACAGCGCCTTTATCTCTTATTTTATCCAGGCCAACGCTATCATTGCGCTGTTTAATCTTTTGCCGGTGCTCCCGCTGGACGGAGGTAAGGTAGTTCAGGCTATTCTGAGTATGCTGCTGCCCTATTACTATACCCTGCTCTGGAGCGGAAGGGTGAGCATTGCGGCAAGCGGGCTGGTTATTGCCTATGCGCTGCTGCCGCTGACTGCAGGGGCCGGATTGCGGCTCAACCTGCTTATGATCGGAGCGTTCCTGCTCTATTCCAATACTACAGATCAGCGCAATCTGCCTTACCGCTTTCTGGCGTTTCTGATGAACAGGGAGGCTGCTTATGAACGTCATCTGCGTCTGGGCAGCGCGGCGCAGCCGATAGTTGCTTTTTCCGCGAAACCTTTAGATGATATATTGCGTCTATTTAAACGTAACCATTATCATTTTATTTATGTGATGAATGATGATAACAATGTGGTAGCCGTTGTACCGGAGCAGCGCCTGATTTCCTCCTATTTCGGGAGATAG
- a CDS encoding M23 family metallopeptidase → MEQRSGIKGRREERIRSLLDEHTEAAPPPPYTLEDTPGYREWGKPQDEREPGYEPDPELLWKQNRGGWMDEDGGGGGSPRFTAGFIRRAVASVLVFGAVWGIFLAREPWAVKAQAFITDALSNDMDFAAAQVWYETHFNGAPSFIPIFGENEVPAEKVNASHTLSAPLEGSVLRSFADTLYGVEITSKTDSNGSVTVKSVDTGRVLSVSKEAQGGIRVVIRHTGSLTAEYGHLSGTRLSADDWVESGDPVGWLQETESTAAPLLFFAVKKDKTYIDPAEVVSFD, encoded by the coding sequence ATGGAACAGAGATCAGGGATCAAAGGACGCCGCGAGGAGCGTATCCGCAGTTTGCTGGATGAGCATACGGAAGCTGCACCGCCACCGCCATATACACTGGAGGATACACCCGGCTATAGGGAGTGGGGCAAGCCGCAGGATGAGCGGGAACCCGGTTACGAGCCGGATCCCGAGCTTCTGTGGAAGCAGAACCGCGGAGGCTGGATGGACGAGGACGGCGGCGGGGGCGGCAGTCCGCGGTTCACTGCCGGGTTTATCCGCAGAGCGGTTGCAAGTGTGCTTGTGTTCGGGGCGGTATGGGGGATTTTTCTCGCCCGGGAACCCTGGGCCGTTAAGGCACAGGCTTTTATTACAGATGCGCTAAGCAATGATATGGATTTTGCGGCTGCACAGGTCTGGTATGAAACCCATTTTAACGGTGCGCCCTCATTTATACCGATCTTTGGGGAGAATGAGGTTCCGGCTGAGAAGGTTAATGCCTCGCATACCCTGAGTGCCCCGCTGGAGGGCAGTGTCCTGCGTTCCTTTGCCGATACTTTATACGGTGTTGAAATTACGTCTAAGACCGATTCAAACGGAAGTGTCACGGTGAAAAGTGTAGATACGGGCCGGGTCCTGTCTGTGTCCAAGGAAGCACAGGGAGGCATCCGGGTCGTTATCCGCCATACAGGCAGCTTAACGGCGGAATACGGGCATTTAAGCGGAACCCGGCTGTCGGCGGATGACTGGGTGGAGAGCGGGGATCCTGTCGGCTGGCTGCAGGAGACGGAGAGCACAGCTGCGCCGCTGCTGTTTTTTGCGGTGAAGAAAGACAAGACTTATATTGATCCTGCCGAAGTGGTATCGTTTGATTAG
- the minD gene encoding septum site-determining protein MinD encodes MGEAIVVTSGKGGVGKTTTTANIGTALALQGKKVCLVDTDIGLRNLDVVMGLENRIIYDLVDVAEGRCRLNQALVKDKRFDELYMLPAAQTKDKTSVTPEQVKDIILELKKEYEYILIDCPAGIEHGFRNAIAGADKAIVVTTPEHAAVRDADRIIGLLEQSSVESPKLIVNRIRPGLVKSGDMLDIEDVLQVLNIDLIGIVPDDELVIKAANNGEPTVMNPDSSAAIAYRNIARRILGDAVPLMQLDRKMGTFKKFKKFFGMG; translated from the coding sequence ATGGGAGAAGCGATTGTCGTAACCTCGGGCAAAGGCGGTGTTGGCAAAACGACCACAACAGCCAATATTGGAACCGCACTTGCACTGCAGGGCAAAAAAGTATGTCTGGTTGATACGGATATCGGACTGCGGAATCTGGATGTGGTTATGGGGCTGGAGAACCGGATCATTTATGATCTTGTTGACGTGGCTGAAGGGCGCTGCCGCCTGAACCAGGCGCTGGTCAAGGACAAGCGTTTTGATGAGCTGTATATGCTCCCGGCTGCCCAGACCAAAGATAAGACCTCTGTTACTCCGGAGCAGGTCAAGGATATCATCCTTGAGCTGAAAAAGGAGTACGAATACATCCTGATTGACTGTCCGGCCGGAATCGAACACGGATTCCGCAATGCCATAGCCGGCGCAGACAAGGCCATCGTGGTCACAACTCCGGAGCATGCGGCTGTAAGAGATGCAGACCGGATTATCGGGCTGCTCGAGCAATCCAGTGTGGAGTCACCGAAGCTTATCGTTAACCGGATCCGGCCAGGACTCGTCAAATCCGGGGATATGCTTGATATTGAAGATGTACTGCAGGTGCTGAATATTGATCTGATCGGGATCGTTCCGGACGACGAGCTGGTGATTAAGGCAGCCAATAACGGTGAACCTACCGTCATGAATCCTGACTCCAGCGCCGCCATTGCCTACCGCAATATTGCCCGCCGGATTCTTGGCGACGCCGTTCCGCTAATGCAGCTGGACCGGAAGATGGGCACGTTTAAGAAATTCAAGAAGTTTTTCGGCATGGGCTAA
- the minC gene encoding septum site-determining protein MinC has protein sequence MTVKSKHVRIKGIKDGLVFLLDDKCPFEDLLSELRYKLEHSHQNILTGPIVHVDIKLGSRLVTEEDKAAVLDILKGQGNLLIRSIDSVVESVEIDQDALFIMSGIIRSGQVVHHVGNLLYLGDVNPGASVTCTGDIYILGALRGIAHAGVDGNQEAIIAASLLTPTQLRIADVISRPPDEWGTRESNMEFAYLSDGAMQIDKIHNIVKLRQGLNVFKGV, from the coding sequence ATGACAGTTAAATCCAAGCATGTAAGGATTAAGGGCATCAAGGACGGCCTGGTATTCCTGCTAGACGACAAGTGTCCCTTTGAAGACCTTTTAAGCGAGCTGCGCTACAAGCTGGAGCACAGTCATCAGAATATTCTTACCGGACCCATTGTACATGTGGATATCAAACTGGGCAGCCGTCTCGTTACCGAGGAAGATAAAGCGGCCGTCCTGGATATTCTCAAGGGGCAGGGTAATCTGCTGATCCGTTCCATCGATTCGGTTGTCGAGTCTGTAGAGATTGATCAGGATGCCCTGTTTATTATGAGCGGAATCATCCGTTCGGGCCAAGTGGTTCATCATGTCGGTAACCTGCTGTATCTGGGTGATGTCAATCCTGGGGCATCGGTTACCTGTACGGGTGATATTTATATTCTGGGAGCGCTCAGGGGCATTGCCCATGCAGGCGTAGACGGTAATCAGGAGGCGATTATCGCCGCTTCTTTATTAACCCCGACCCAACTGCGGATTGCCGATGTGATCAGCCGGCCTCCGGATGAATGGGGGACACGGGAAAGCAATATGGAATTTGCCTATTTGTCTGATGGTGCTATGCAAATTGACAAAATTCATAATATAGTCAAATTACGTCAGGGTTTAAATGTGTTTAAAGGGGTGTAG
- the mreD gene encoding rod shape-determining protein MreD — MRMRRSVLVLLLFLLFIVQGTLLPWLLPNVWEMRVIPNLVFIVILFVTIYHHRHTALILGLSFGMLHDVVFYGRILGAHSFAMGLSAYLIGLIFQIPRAPLPLMMTVVLLGSLLEDSILFGIYSVFNLNREPYNWALLNHMLPTMLFHFAVGLLLYIPVRRQLELLKKETQKEESA; from the coding sequence GTGAGGATGCGCAGATCAGTACTTGTCCTTTTGTTGTTTCTTCTCTTTATTGTCCAGGGAACGCTTTTGCCCTGGCTGCTGCCGAATGTCTGGGAGATGCGGGTTATTCCCAACCTTGTGTTTATCGTGATCCTGTTTGTAACCATTTATCATCACCGGCATACAGCACTTATACTGGGCTTGTCTTTCGGCATGCTGCATGATGTAGTTTTTTATGGCAGAATTCTCGGAGCCCACTCCTTTGCGATGGGGCTGTCCGCCTATCTTATCGGTCTGATCTTCCAGATTCCACGTGCACCCCTGCCTTTGATGATGACGGTTGTGCTGCTTGGCAGCCTATTAGAAGACAGTATCCTGTTCGGTATTTACAGTGTGTTCAATCTGAACAGGGAGCCTTACAATTGGGCGCTTCTGAATCATATGCTGCCGACAATGCTCTTTCATTTTGCGGTTGGACTGCTTCTATACATTCCCGTACGGCGGCAGCTGGAGCTGCTTAAGAAAGAGACACAGAAGGAAGAGTCAGCATAA
- the mreC gene encoding rod shape-determining protein MreC, whose protein sequence is MLKLFKLFNNKRLFILLITLVMFIVVMGFSLGTRKSLSWPENFLRDTTGFVQNLVYKPAGYVAGFFQDIANLHDLAEENEQLKILAAQYARDKAIYNFTKMQNENYKDELEFRDAQKVLYDYELHIAQVISLTTEPSNSSVVIDLGSKDGIKPNMSVISVEGMIGVISQVSNFTSTVKLMTMMDSKDPNSQPPIAGTALNKEQNSFGMIESYDPQTGLLEMNKIPVGDPIAVGDTVISSGGGGVYPRGLTIGTVKSVQEGAYGYTSTALIEPSANFQDWKDLFVVFTEERAE, encoded by the coding sequence GTGTTGAAACTGTTTAAATTGTTTAACAATAAACGTCTGTTCATCCTGCTGATTACACTGGTGATGTTCATCGTGGTCATGGGGTTCAGCCTGGGAACAAGGAAGTCCTTGTCCTGGCCGGAGAACTTCCTTCGCGATACGACCGGATTCGTGCAAAATTTGGTGTACAAGCCCGCTGGTTACGTAGCGGGCTTCTTCCAAGATATAGCGAATTTGCATGATCTGGCTGAAGAAAATGAGCAGCTCAAAATTCTTGCCGCACAGTATGCGCGGGATAAAGCGATTTATAATTTTACCAAAATGCAGAATGAGAATTATAAAGATGAACTTGAATTCCGTGATGCCCAAAAGGTGCTTTATGATTATGAACTGCATATCGCCCAGGTAATCAGCCTGACGACAGAGCCAAGCAACAGTTCGGTTGTTATTGATCTTGGCTCGAAGGACGGCATTAAGCCGAATATGTCTGTGATTTCTGTAGAGGGAATGATCGGTGTCATCAGCCAGGTGAGTAATTTCACCTCGACGGTGAAGCTGATGACAATGATGGACAGTAAAGACCCGAATTCCCAGCCTCCGATTGCCGGGACTGCACTCAACAAAGAGCAGAACAGCTTCGGGATGATCGAGAGCTATGACCCGCAGACCGGCCTGCTGGAAATGAACAAAATCCCTGTAGGCGATCCGATCGCGGTAGGTGATACTGTTATTTCTTCAGGCGGCGGCGGAGTATATCCGCGGGGATTAACCATTGGTACAGTCAAGAGCGTCCAAGAGGGGGCCTACGGATATACATCAACTGCACTGATTGAGCCGAGCGCCAATTTTCAGGACTGGAAGGATCTGTTCGTGGTGTTTACGGAGGAGCGTGCTGAATAG
- a CDS encoding rod shape-determining protein, giving the protein MLGGFTKDLGIDLGTANTLVYVRGKGIVVREPSVVAINTDTKTIEAVGESAKKMIGRTPGNIRAIRPMKDGVIADFDTTATMIKYFIRQAQKQRSMFQRHPNVMVCVPSGITAVEQRAVEDATKQAGAREAYIIEEPFAAAIGADLPVWEPTGSMVVDIGGGTTEVAVISLGGIVTSRSVRVAGDEADESIIQYIKRQYNLMIGERTSEQLKMDVGSALPLEKAETMEIRGRDLVTGLPKTLTITSDEICEALSDTVNAIVEAVKVTLEKCPPELAADIMDRGIVLTGGGALLRNLDKLLARETGMPVIVAENPLDCVAIGTGKALENIHLFKSRNNTGLRTKR; this is encoded by the coding sequence ATGTTAGGTGGTTTTACGAAAGATTTAGGGATTGACCTGGGGACAGCGAATACGCTTGTCTATGTACGCGGTAAGGGAATTGTTGTGAGAGAGCCTTCCGTGGTTGCCATTAATACTGATACTAAGACAATTGAAGCGGTAGGCGAATCTGCCAAAAAAATGATCGGACGCACACCTGGCAACATCCGTGCCATCCGTCCGATGAAAGACGGGGTTATTGCTGATTTTGATACGACGGCGACGATGATTAAATATTTTATCCGCCAGGCGCAGAAGCAGCGCTCCATGTTCCAGCGTCACCCGAACGTGATGGTGTGTGTTCCTTCCGGCATCACTGCAGTTGAGCAGCGTGCTGTTGAGGATGCTACCAAGCAGGCAGGCGCGCGCGAAGCCTACATTATCGAAGAACCGTTTGCTGCTGCAATCGGTGCAGATCTTCCGGTATGGGAGCCTACAGGCAGCATGGTGGTGGATATCGGCGGAGGAACAACGGAAGTTGCGGTTATTTCGCTTGGCGGTATTGTAACCAGCCGTTCTGTGCGTGTGGCCGGCGATGAAGCGGATGAGTCAATTATCCAGTACATCAAACGCCAGTATAACCTGATGATCGGTGAACGTACTTCCGAGCAGCTCAAGATGGATGTGGGCTCAGCTCTGCCGCTGGAGAAGGCTGAAACGATGGAAATCCGCGGCCGTGACCTGGTAACCGGGCTGCCTAAGACGCTGACGATCACTTCGGACGAAATTTGCGAAGCCTTGTCGGATACTGTAAATGCAATTGTAGAAGCTGTAAAAGTAACACTGGAGAAATGCCCGCCTGAGCTGGCAGCTGACATCATGGACCGGGGGATTGTACTCACCGGCGGTGGCGCACTGCTGCGCAACCTGGATAAGCTGCTTGCCCGTGAAACGGGAATGCCGGTCATTGTAGCCGAGAATCCGCTGGACTGCGTTGCTATCGGTACAGGCAAGGCACTGGAGAACATTCATCTGTTCAAGAGCCGCAACAATACAGGATTGCGTACGAAACGCTAA
- the radC gene encoding DNA repair protein RadC, whose product MESHTFMLRDLPHEERPRERMMHYGAESLSQAELLAILLRTGTRRESAIHIAQQLLGHSGGLRGLADLSIEELTNIKGIGPAKAVQLKAGIELGRRMANSRLTEPVIIRSPQDAAEILTEQLRYLQKEHFVCLFLNTKNHVVSQETLSMGSLNASIVHPREVFRAAMKCSSAAIICAHNHPSGDPTPSPEDIALTSRLVQAGEIVGIDVLDHLIIGDSRFVSLKEKGYM is encoded by the coding sequence ATGGAGTCGCACACATTTATGCTGCGGGACCTCCCCCATGAAGAACGACCACGAGAGCGCATGATGCATTATGGGGCGGAATCACTCAGCCAGGCGGAACTGCTGGCGATCCTCCTGCGCACGGGAACGCGCCGGGAATCAGCCATTCATATTGCCCAGCAGCTGCTGGGACATTCAGGCGGACTCCGCGGGCTCGCGGATCTCAGCATTGAAGAACTGACGAATATTAAAGGCATCGGCCCTGCCAAGGCGGTGCAACTGAAAGCTGGCATAGAGCTGGGCAGGCGGATGGCGAACTCCAGGCTTACCGAGCCGGTCATCATCCGCAGCCCGCAGGACGCAGCAGAGATTCTGACGGAGCAGCTGCGTTATTTACAGAAGGAACATTTTGTCTGCCTGTTTCTGAATACGAAGAATCATGTAGTATCGCAGGAAACCTTGTCGATGGGGAGTCTTAACGCATCAATCGTGCATCCGCGCGAGGTGTTCCGTGCTGCCATGAAATGCAGCAGTGCTGCGATTATTTGTGCTCATAACCATCCGAGCGGCGATCCAACGCCGAGTCCCGAGGATATTGCCCTGACGTCCAGACTGGTTCAGGCAGGCGAAATTGTCGGAATTGACGTGCTGGATCACCTGATTATCGGCGACAGCCGGTTCGTAAGTTTGAAAGAAAAAGGCTATATGTAA
- a CDS encoding Maf family protein, whose translation MEHDNSRIIILASGSPRRRELLSNLGLPFEVLVSDADESTPADYTPEMIVHTLALRKAEAVLPAAGERNAVIVGSDTIVVLDGKVLGKPKDAQDSHAMLSMLQGRTHKVYTGVACIGLPDGRSEVAHRVTSVTMRSLGEDEISAYIATGEPADKAGSYAIQGLGATLVEEIHGCYFNVVGLPLSLLGGMLPRFGISVLGRQG comes from the coding sequence GTGGAGCATGACAACTCACGAATCATTATCCTTGCCTCAGGCTCACCCCGCCGCCGGGAGCTGTTATCCAATCTTGGCCTGCCTTTTGAGGTGCTGGTCAGTGATGCGGATGAAAGTACGCCCGCAGATTACACACCGGAGATGATCGTGCATACCCTGGCTTTGCGCAAGGCAGAAGCCGTATTGCCTGCCGCCGGAGAGCGGAATGCAGTCATTGTCGGCAGCGACACTATTGTCGTGCTGGACGGTAAAGTACTGGGCAAGCCTAAGGATGCGCAGGACAGCCATGCTATGCTGAGCATGCTTCAGGGCCGTACACATAAAGTGTATACCGGCGTAGCCTGCATCGGGCTGCCGGACGGCAGGTCTGAAGTAGCGCACCGGGTAACCTCGGTAACCATGAGATCACTCGGCGAAGACGAAATCTCCGCCTACATAGCGACTGGAGAGCCTGCTGACAAAGCCGGCTCCTATGCGATACAAGGGCTTGGTGCCACACTGGTTGAAGAGATTCACGGCTGCTATTTTAATGTGGTCGGACTACCGCTGTCGCTGCTTGGCGGCATGCTGCCCCGGTTTGGCATATCCGTGCTGGGCCGGCAAGGATAG
- a CDS encoding DUF4321 domain-containing protein, translated as MKKKNVGTLLLFLILGWLAGAWIAKLLEPVKALSLLTASTVLSWSPQADLDIITYDITIHLKLCLLSLAGMITAVWLYRRL; from the coding sequence ATGAAGAAGAAAAATGTAGGAACACTGCTGTTATTTCTTATTCTGGGCTGGCTCGCCGGGGCGTGGATCGCAAAGCTGCTGGAGCCTGTAAAAGCCCTGTCTCTGCTTACCGCTTCGACTGTTCTCTCATGGTCGCCGCAAGCCGATTTGGACATCATTACCTACGACATCACCATTCATTTGAAATTGTGCCTGCTCAGTCTTGCCGGTATGATTACAGCCGTCTGGCTGTACCGCAGGCTGTAG
- a CDS encoding SPOR domain-containing protein, producing the protein MSNGKMTFRFDTGPDKGNHGRVGKEPEGQAEEKKGPGFAHGSLGTARDYGAGKEYGAVKGYGTAGEDGTVPDYGEVKGSGAGRDSGIDGSSKDYSIVKEYGRAKDTWAVMRYSKNKEYDVVKDSGAPLHSSDIPVVVQPYNVTGGSSAREQYGHTLEGILEAETRTRHYGDRDDPGRGSEGSASFFRPEPVTDLWERNPPRRREEPETASWEETQPIRTVEAAQERGYRQSTVYPELTGDDDPVDFGDISYSGLSYGGGGSYQSRRPTRWWKFALSVAGALGTGLLLGYAALNFISGVNDSGGGANPAAVQTAGGGTNGQPVAADTGLPSAGSDAGRIPVAVAAQSYYMLQYGVFSSPAGAQQAQEELLAAGLAAGADPDGGNRVYAGVSPDREQAKLLSSGLKHQGIELYVREMTLPAMEQAAFSGDGEAVNRYFTASAELLDELSSLSASLLSSAGGVPDTTAVSDLHMQWAEAVKALEPGLSEQGQSLCASLQKAMSQGIAALNEYNKNQAQGLLWEVQESMMSFLTGQKTLLSLLS; encoded by the coding sequence TTGAGTAACGGGAAGATGACGTTCCGCTTTGATACAGGTCCGGATAAGGGGAATCATGGGCGGGTCGGGAAAGAGCCGGAAGGACAAGCCGAGGAAAAAAAGGGTCCGGGTTTCGCGCACGGATCACTCGGCACGGCCAGGGATTACGGCGCGGGTAAGGAATATGGAGCGGTTAAGGGGTACGGCACAGCCGGCGAAGACGGTACCGTTCCGGATTATGGGGAAGTTAAGGGTTCCGGTGCGGGGCGGGATTCTGGGATTGATGGTTCGTCCAAGGATTATAGCATAGTGAAGGAATACGGTAGAGCTAAGGATACTTGGGCTGTCATGAGATACAGTAAAAATAAGGAATATGACGTAGTTAAAGACTCCGGTGCTCCGCTGCACAGTTCTGATATTCCTGTAGTCGTCCAGCCGTACAATGTAACTGGCGGATCTAGTGCGCGGGAGCAGTACGGGCATACTTTAGAGGGTATTCTTGAAGCGGAGACACGGACAAGACATTACGGGGACCGGGATGATCCGGGCCGCGGATCAGAGGGTTCAGCGTCCTTTTTCCGCCCGGAGCCGGTGACTGACCTATGGGAAAGAAACCCCCCGCGCCGTAGAGAGGAGCCGGAAACTGCCTCTTGGGAGGAAACACAACCGATCCGTACGGTGGAGGCTGCTCAAGAGAGAGGGTACAGACAAAGTACAGTGTATCCCGAGCTAACGGGAGACGATGACCCGGTGGACTTCGGGGATATCTCCTACTCAGGGCTCAGCTATGGCGGAGGGGGTTCCTATCAGAGCCGCCGGCCTACCCGCTGGTGGAAATTTGCGCTTTCCGTCGCGGGTGCTCTTGGTACAGGGCTGCTGCTGGGATACGCAGCGCTGAATTTTATCAGCGGCGTGAACGACAGCGGCGGCGGGGCTAATCCGGCTGCTGTGCAGACAGCCGGCGGGGGCACTAACGGCCAGCCGGTTGCTGCTGATACCGGCCTGCCGTCTGCCGGGAGCGACGCCGGCCGCATCCCGGTTGCCGTTGCTGCGCAGAGCTATTACATGCTGCAGTACGGGGTATTCAGCTCTCCTGCCGGAGCGCAGCAGGCACAGGAGGAGCTGCTCGCCGCAGGGCTGGCTGCGGGAGCTGATCCTGACGGCGGCAACCGCGTCTATGCGGGAGTGTCGCCTGACCGCGAACAGGCCAAGCTGCTGAGCAGCGGCCTGAAGCATCAGGGGATTGAGCTCTACGTCAGGGAGATGACCCTGCCGGCTATGGAGCAGGCTGCTTTTTCCGGTGACGGTGAGGCGGTGAACCGCTATTTTACAGCCAGTGCGGAGCTGCTGGATGAGCTGAGCAGCCTGTCGGCTTCCTTGTTAAGCAGTGCCGGAGGCGTGCCGGATACCACGGCCGTCAGTGATCTTCACATGCAGTGGGCCGAAGCAGTCAAAGCGCTGGAGCCCGGCCTGAGTGAACAAGGGCAGAGCCTCTGCGCCAGCCTGCAAAAAGCTATGAGCCAGGGCATCGCCGCCCTGAATGAATACAACAAGAACCAGGCGCAGGGCCTGCTCTGGGAAGTGCAGGAATCGATGATGAGCTTCCTTACCGGCCAGAAAACCCTGCTATCCCTGCTTTCTTAA
- a CDS encoding glycosyltransferase, with translation MRERMLYLSAQNHGPEGEIEEEARTEGMIGILLERFDIDLLEYCSYGRKTELRPDPALKIHSVTPARRPHILLKGSLNKLRGSAYHTDTHRGLQNEIRSLCKFNDYSHVFINRGVPGSCVDLISSLLPEAVIITDVLHPESRQSEGKAAGKRGLSRRYHMLNAALSRRDERRLMNKTGLLLTASEWEALSFKALSFADAGKVHVVPQFIDLEEYQFSESAVKEEAIVLHWNMQTSQGKNAALTFHKRVFPLIKDKVPGCKCYIIGEEIHPEVTALAKQDSSVQIVKESGAVQEYIRRSKVVVASMREGCGGQLRILEAWALRTPVVTGLKSAEGLTCEPGRNILLAGTTGEMAEQVLKLLQTPELGPIIADQAYKTLQKHYEASNVRSKVLSLV, from the coding sequence ATGAGAGAGAGAATGCTGTACCTTTCCGCCCAGAACCACGGACCGGAGGGAGAGATTGAGGAAGAAGCACGTACAGAAGGCATGATCGGCATCCTGCTGGAGCGGTTTGATATCGATCTGCTGGAATATTGCAGTTACGGACGAAAGACTGAGCTAAGACCGGATCCTGCGCTAAAAATACATTCGGTTACACCTGCGCGAAGACCGCACATCCTTCTTAAGGGTTCACTGAACAAGCTGCGCGGCAGCGCATATCATACCGATACGCATAGAGGCTTGCAGAACGAGATCAGAAGCCTGTGCAAATTCAATGACTACAGTCATGTTTTTATTAACCGGGGCGTACCGGGCAGCTGCGTGGATCTCATATCCTCACTGCTGCCTGAAGCCGTTATCATTACAGATGTGCTGCATCCGGAGAGCCGGCAGTCGGAGGGGAAGGCAGCCGGCAAGCGGGGTCTGAGCAGACGCTATCATATGCTGAATGCAGCGCTGTCACGGCGGGATGAGCGCAGGCTGATGAACAAAACCGGGCTGCTGCTGACTGCGTCTGAGTGGGAGGCTTTATCCTTTAAGGCTTTGTCCTTTGCGGATGCCGGGAAGGTTCATGTGGTACCGCAATTCATTGATCTGGAGGAATACCAGTTCAGCGAGTCTGCCGTGAAGGAAGAGGCCATTGTGCTGCACTGGAATATGCAGACCAGCCAGGGCAAGAATGCTGCGCTGACCTTCCATAAGAGGGTATTTCCGCTGATTAAAGACAAAGTACCGGGCTGCAAATGCTATATTATCGGCGAGGAGATACATCCCGAGGTAACGGCACTGGCTAAGCAGGACTCCTCTGTACAGATTGTGAAAGAAAGTGGTGCTGTGCAAGAATACATACGGCGTTCCAAAGTGGTTGTAGCCTCCATGCGTGAAGGCTGCGGCGGCCAGCTGCGGATTCTGGAGGCATGGGCGCTTCGGACACCCGTAGTTACCGGACTGAAGAGTGCAGAAGGATTGACCTGTGAGCCGGGCCGCAACATTCTGCTGGCCGGTACCACCGGTGAGATGGCTGAACAAGTGCTGAAGCTGCTGCAGACGCCGGAGCTGGGACCAATCATTGCCGATCAGGCGTACAAGACTCTGCAGAAGCATTATGAGGCCAGCAATGTCCGGTCTAAGGTGCTCAGTCTGGTATAA